The Prunus persica cultivar Lovell chromosome G7, Prunus_persica_NCBIv2, whole genome shotgun sequence genome has a segment encoding these proteins:
- the LOC18771683 gene encoding actin-related protein 6 → MHQNVVVLDNGGGLIKAGLGGERDPSAIIPNCVYRPLASKKWVHPSPNEPMDLTSAAVRRPIDRGYLINPDLQREIWANLFSSLLRVNPAQSSLLLTEPLFTLPSIQRATDELVFEDFNFSSFYVAHSPSLAHLYEASQRTFKAQCSLVVDCGFSFTHAVPVFQNFPINYAAKRIDLGGKALTNYLKELVSYRSVNVMDETFLIDDVKEKLCFVSLDVARDLQIAKKQGNAFRCTYVLPDGVTHTKGFVKNPEEAQRYLALGDGDTLEEVQQKMDVDQMEVTNKLEDRKKIDLTKNEFDLTNERFLVPEMIFHPADLGMNQAGLAECIVRAVSSCHPHLQPVLYENIILTGGSTLFPRLSDRLEKELRPLVPDDYQVNITPQQDPILGVWRGGSLLASSPDFEAMRVTKAEYEELGSARCRRRFC, encoded by the exons ATGCATCAAAACGTCGTCGTGTTGGACAACGGCGGCGGCCTAATCAAAGCCGGACTCGGCGGCGAGCGCGACCCCTCAGCCATAATCCCCAACTGCGTCTACCGCCCACTCGCCTCCAAGAAATGGGTGCATCCTTCACCCAACGAGCCCATGGACCTCACCTCCGCCGCGGTCCGGCGGCCCATCGACCGCGGCTACCTAATCAACCCGGATCTCCAGCGCGAGATCTGGGCCAACCTCTTCTCCTCCCTTCTCCGGGTCAACCCGGCCCAATCGTCCCTTCTCCTGACGGAGCCCCTCTTCACCCTCCCTTCCATCCAACGCGCCACCGACGAGCTCGTCTTCGAGGACTTCAACTTCTCGTCGTTCTACGTGGCCCACTCTCCCTCCCTGGCCCACCTCTACGAGGCCAGCCAGCGGACCTTTAAGGCCCAATGCAGCCTCGTCGTTGACTGCGGCTTCTCTTTCACTCACGCCGTCCCTGTTTTCCAAAACTTCCCCATCAACTACGCCGCTAAGCGAATCGACTTGGGCGGCAAGGCCTTGACCAATTACCTCAAAGAGCTTGTATCTTACCGCTCTGTCAATGTCATGGACGAGACCTTCCTCATCGACGACGTTAAGGAGAAGCTCTGCTTTGTTTCCTTAGACGTTGCTCGTGACCTCCAGATCGCAAA GAAACAAGGGAATGCTTTCAGGTGCACGTATGTGTTGCCTGATGGTGTTACGCATACAAAAGGGTTCGTTAAGAACCCAGAAGAGGCGCAGAGATACTTGGCTTTGGGAGACGGTGACACACTTGAAGAAGTGCAGCAAAAGATGGATGTGGATCAGATGGAAGTTACAAACAAGCTGGAGGATCGAAAGAAGATTGATTTAACCAAGAAT GAATTTGACTTGACAAATGAAAGGTTCCTTGTGCCGGAGATGATCTTCCATCCTGCTGATTTGG GAATGAATCAGGCTGGGCTAGCAGAGTGCATAGTTCGAGCTGTCAGTTCCTGCCATCCTCATCTTCAGCCTGTACTCTATGAAAA CATTATTTTAACCGGCGGAAGCACACTATTTCCTCGACTTTCTGATAGACT AGAGAAGGAGCTGCGGCCTCTTGTTCCTGATGACTATCAAGTGAACATAACTCCTCAACAAGA CCCCATACTAGGTGTTTGGCGAGGAGGATCTCTTTTAGCATCAAGTCCTGATTTTGAAGCAATGCGTGTCACCAAGGCTGAATATGAGGAGCTTGGATCTGCTCGATGTCGCAGGAGATTCTGTTAA
- the LOC18771899 gene encoding putative clathrin assembly protein At2g25430, whose amino-acid sequence MAPSTIRKAIGAVKDQTSISLAKVAGNIAPDLEVLVVKATTHDEDPADDKYIREIINLTSYSRGYVTAAVATISKRLNKTHDWIVALKALMLVHRILVDGHPSFEEEIVYATRRGMRVLNLSDFRDEAHSNAWDHAGFLRFYAMYLDEKVEFEVYERKSGGTEGGRLDQERDYREERKEFDYGNDVSDQSLEREQKRETKSSTPIREMRPERVLGRLNDLLRVLDRILACRPAGAAKSSRLVIVALYQVLKESFRLYVAICEALGVLLDRYTEMEYADCVKAFDVYVNAAKMIDELVGFYGWCKDTGIARSSEYPEVQRITDKLLSSLEGFLKEKTNRPKSMEEKGQVDCEPKQDMNYEVMKALPPPENYTPPPPPPEAQPKASHPQPVTEDLVNLRDDGVSADEQGNKLALALFSGPPTTTNTKGSWEAFPSDGEPQVTSAWQTPAAESGKTDWELALVETASNLSKQKADLAGGFDPLLLNGMYDQGAVRQHVSTSQLSSGSASSVAMPGAGKGVTPLLALPAPDGTVQAVGQQDPFAASLAVPPPSYVQIAEMERKQYLLSQEQLLWQQYGREGMQGQVGLAKISSGGSGYYGPPQPMMPQPGEYYYAPY is encoded by the coding sequence ATGGCACCCAGCACAATTCGCAAGGCAATTGGGGCTGTCAAGGACCAAACCAGCATCAGCCTAGCCAAAGTGGCCGGGAACATAGCGCCGGACCTCGAAGTTCTAGTCGTTAAGGCCACGACCCACGATGAAGACCCAGCTGACGACAAGTACATAAGGGAGATCATCAACTTGACCTCCTACTCACGTGGATATGTCACTGCGGCTGTGGCAACTATATCTAAGCGTTTGAACAAAACCCATGATTGGATTGTGGCTCTCAAGGCTCTTATGCTTGTTCACAGAATTTTGGTTGATGGGCACCCTTCGTTTGAGGAGGAGATTGTGTATGCAACTCGTAGAGGCATGCGGGTTTTGAACTTGTCTGATTTTAGAGACGAAGCGCATTCGAATGCTTGGGATCATGCCGGGTTTCTAAGGTTTTATGCGATGTATCTTGATGAGAAGGTGGAGTTTGAGGTTTATGAGAGGAAATCGGGAGGCACAGAGGGCGGTAGATTGGATCAGGAGAGAGATTATCgagaggaaaggaaagaatTTGATTATGGAAATGACGTGAGTGATCAGTCATTGGAGAGAGAGCAGAAAAGAGAGACCAAGTCTAGTACGCCAATAAGGGAAATGAGGCCTGAGAGAGTACTGGGGAGGTTGAATGACTTGTTGAGGGTTCTTGATCGAATTTTGGCTTGTAGGCCTGCAGGTGCGGCTAAGAGTAGTAGGTTGGTGATTGTTGCGCTTTACCAAGTTTTGAAGGAGAGTTTTAGGCTATATGTTGCGATATGCGAGGCATTGGGGGTGTTGTTGGATAGGTATACTGAGATGGAGTATGCGGATTGTGTTAAGGCTTTTGATGTTTATGTTAATGCGGCAAAGATGATTGATGAGCTTGTGGGGTTTTATGGTTGGTGTAAGGACACGGGGATTGCCCGGTCGTCTGAGTACCCGGAGGTTCAGAGAATAACTGATAAGCTTTTGAGCTCACTTGAAGGgttcttgaaggagaagacAAACAGGCCAAAGAGTATGGAGGAGAAGGGTCAGGTTGATTGTGAGCCAAAGCAGGATATGAATTATGAGGTGATGAAGGCTCTTCCTCCGCCGGAGAATTACACTCCTCCTCCCCCGCCACCCGAAGCCCAGCCTAAGGCTTCACATCCTCAACCTGTGACAGAGGACTTGGTCAATTTGAGGGATGATGGAGTTAGTGCTGATGAGCAAGGAAACAaattggctttggctttgttCTCTGGACCTCCTACTACTACTAATACAAAAGGATCCTGGGAAGCATTCCCGTCAGATGGAGAGCCTCAAGTGACCTCAGCTTGGCAGACACCAGCTGCTGAGAGTGGTAAAACAGACTGGGAATTGGCATTGGTTGAGACAGCTAGTAATCTGTCAAAGCAGAAGGCTGATTTGGCTGGTGGTTTTGATCCATTGTTATTGAATGGCATGTATGATCAGGGAGCAGTGAGGCAACACGTGAGCACCTCACAACTGAGTAGTGGGAGTGCAAGTAGTGTGGCAATGCCCGGGGCAGGCAAGGGTGTTACGCCATTGCTGGCTCTGCCTGCCCCAGACGGGACAGTGCAAGCAGTGGGGCAGCAAGATCCGTTTGCCGCCTCCCTCGCAGTGCCACCTCCTTCATATGTTCAGATAGCAGAGATGGAGAGGAAGCAATATTTGCTTTCACAGGAACAACTGCTTTGGCAGCAATATGGAAGAGAAGGGATGCAAGGGCAAGTGGGTTTGGCCAAGATTTCTTCTGGCGGCTCTGGCTATTATGGCCCACCTCAGCCGATGATGCCTCAGCCAGGAGAGTACTACTATGCGCCCTACTGA
- the LOC18770797 gene encoding BRCA1-associated protein isoform X3, translated as MFFLRVHSVDTNHPLSLEDAEFTTITTSKITSETESNPNIIPKFSERRGIAHLFRSIGHSSLPNSPTSRSTRLFVIAVPNYLSFDDFIRFCGSRIGHVLQLVFIRNDGMEDRYSVLVELKNQMTADGFYHTLNGKKYSPGEAELCHILFLLSVDYTDSDEIAVTPPEGCIELPTCPVCLERLDADTSGIASTLCDHSFQCPCISKWTYLSCQVCRFCQQQDEKPACSVCGISVNPWVCLICGFVGCGRYTEGHAVKHWKDTQHCYSLELNRQQIWDYVGDAYVHRLNQSKIDGKLITDLDSQCMSVEGDCDRCECSDDSGISGALYSSKVETIVDEYNRLLASQLETQRQVGCHQIHYYETLLMEAKTKKESSMLEAVEKAVNSKMQDFQAKLEKCLEERNVVEDINRNLIKGQETRRGKLKEIEERLEILQSILKPKKHLRT; from the exons ATGTTCTTCCTCCGAGTCCACTCAGTGGACACCAACCACCCTCTCAGCCTCGAAGACGCCGAGTTCACCACCATCACAACTTCCAAGATCACCAGTGAAACGGAATCAAACCCTAACATCATCCCCAAATTCAGCGAGCGAAGAGGCATAGCTCACCTGTTCCGAAGCATAGGACACTCGTCGCTGCCGAACAGCCCTACCTCTCGATCCACTCGCCTCTTCGTCATTGCTGTTCCCAACTACCTCTCCTTCGACGACTTCATCCGCTTCTGTGGGTCCCGAATCGGCCATGTCCTCCAACTCGTCTTCATCAG GAACGATGGGATGGAAGATCGGTACAGTGTTTTAGTTGAGCTGAAGAATCAGATGACCGCCGACGGATTTTATCACACTTTAAATGGGAAGAAGTATTCGCCTGGAGAG gcCGAGTTGTGCCACATTCTGTTTCTGCTTTCTGTGGACTACACAGATTCAGATGAAATAGCTGTGACTCCTCCAGAAGGATGTATTGAATTACCTACTTGCCCAGTTTGCCTGG AGAGATTGGATGCAGACACTAGTGGAATAGCGAGTACACTTTGTGACCATTCATTTCAATGTCCATGCATTTCAAAATGGACTTATTTATCTTGTCAG GTTTGCCGATTTTGTCAGCAGCAGGATGAAAAGCCAGCTTGCTCTGTTTGTGGAATATCTGTGAATCCCTGGGTTTGCTTAATATGTGGTTTTGTAGGATGTGGAAG atATACAGAAGGCCATGCTGTTAAGCACTGGAAGGATACACAGCATTGCTATTCTCTTGAGTTGAACAGGCAGCAGATTTGGGATTACGTTGGTGATGCTTATGTTCACCGCCTGAACCAATCAAAAATTGATGGCAAGCTAATAACTGATTTGGATTCTCAATGTATGTCAGTGGAAGGGGATTGTGACAGGTGTGAATGCAGTGATGATTCTGGAATTAGTGGAGCCCTCTATAGCAGCAAAGTTGAAAca ATTGTAGACGAGTATAACCGACTTCTTGCAAGTCAGCTTGAAACTCAAAGACAAGTAGGCTGTCACCAAATTCAC TATTATGAAACTCTACTTATGGAGGCCAAAACTAAAAAGGAAAGTTCAATGTTAGAAGCAGTGGAGAAAGCTGTAAATTCCAAGATGCAGGATTTTCAAGCGAAACTGGAGAAATGTCTTGAGGAAAGAAATGTTGTTGAAGAT ATCAACCGTAATCTCATCAAGGGCCAAGAAACCCGGCGTGGAAAGTTGAAGGAAATTGAAGAGAG ATTAGAGATCTTACAGTCTATATTGAAGCCCAAAAAACACTTAAGGACATGA
- the LOC18770797 gene encoding BRCA1-associated protein isoform X1: MFFLRVHSVDTNHPLSLEDAEFTTITTSKITSETESNPNIIPKFSERRGIAHLFRSIGHSSLPNSPTSRSTRLFVIAVPNYLSFDDFIRFCGSRIGHVLQLVFIRNDGMEDRYSVLVELKNQMTADGFYHTLNGKKYSPGEAELCHILFLLSVDYTDSDEIAVTPPEGCIELPTCPVCLERLDADTSGIASTLCDHSFQCPCISKWTYLSCQVCRFCQQQDEKPACSVCGISVNPWVCLICGFVGCGRYTEGHAVKHWKDTQHCYSLELNRQQIWDYVGDAYVHRLNQSKIDGKLITDLDSQCMSVEGDCDRCECSDDSGISGALYSSKVETIVDEYNRLLASQLETQRQVGCHQIHYYETLLMEAKTKKESSMLEAVEKAVNSKMQDFQAKLEKCLEERNVVEDINRNLIKGQETRRGKLKEIEEREAASLRLREERILDLEEQIRDLTVYIEAQKTLKDMTDSDCIKGGTLLPVPSSKQSSPANSRRQTKFGRRRN, from the exons ATGTTCTTCCTCCGAGTCCACTCAGTGGACACCAACCACCCTCTCAGCCTCGAAGACGCCGAGTTCACCACCATCACAACTTCCAAGATCACCAGTGAAACGGAATCAAACCCTAACATCATCCCCAAATTCAGCGAGCGAAGAGGCATAGCTCACCTGTTCCGAAGCATAGGACACTCGTCGCTGCCGAACAGCCCTACCTCTCGATCCACTCGCCTCTTCGTCATTGCTGTTCCCAACTACCTCTCCTTCGACGACTTCATCCGCTTCTGTGGGTCCCGAATCGGCCATGTCCTCCAACTCGTCTTCATCAG GAACGATGGGATGGAAGATCGGTACAGTGTTTTAGTTGAGCTGAAGAATCAGATGACCGCCGACGGATTTTATCACACTTTAAATGGGAAGAAGTATTCGCCTGGAGAG gcCGAGTTGTGCCACATTCTGTTTCTGCTTTCTGTGGACTACACAGATTCAGATGAAATAGCTGTGACTCCTCCAGAAGGATGTATTGAATTACCTACTTGCCCAGTTTGCCTGG AGAGATTGGATGCAGACACTAGTGGAATAGCGAGTACACTTTGTGACCATTCATTTCAATGTCCATGCATTTCAAAATGGACTTATTTATCTTGTCAG GTTTGCCGATTTTGTCAGCAGCAGGATGAAAAGCCAGCTTGCTCTGTTTGTGGAATATCTGTGAATCCCTGGGTTTGCTTAATATGTGGTTTTGTAGGATGTGGAAG atATACAGAAGGCCATGCTGTTAAGCACTGGAAGGATACACAGCATTGCTATTCTCTTGAGTTGAACAGGCAGCAGATTTGGGATTACGTTGGTGATGCTTATGTTCACCGCCTGAACCAATCAAAAATTGATGGCAAGCTAATAACTGATTTGGATTCTCAATGTATGTCAGTGGAAGGGGATTGTGACAGGTGTGAATGCAGTGATGATTCTGGAATTAGTGGAGCCCTCTATAGCAGCAAAGTTGAAAca ATTGTAGACGAGTATAACCGACTTCTTGCAAGTCAGCTTGAAACTCAAAGACAAGTAGGCTGTCACCAAATTCAC TATTATGAAACTCTACTTATGGAGGCCAAAACTAAAAAGGAAAGTTCAATGTTAGAAGCAGTGGAGAAAGCTGTAAATTCCAAGATGCAGGATTTTCAAGCGAAACTGGAGAAATGTCTTGAGGAAAGAAATGTTGTTGAAGAT ATCAACCGTAATCTCATCAAGGGCCAAGAAACCCGGCGTGGAAAGTTGAAGGAAATTGAAGAGAG GGAAGCTGCATCACTGAGGTTAAGAGAGGAGAGGATACTTGATCTGGAAGAACAG ATTAGAGATCTTACAGTCTATATTGAAGCCCAAAAAACACTTAAGGACATGACGGATTCAGATTGCATCAAAGGGGGAACGCTGTTGCCTGTACCTTCTTCAAAGCAATCTTCTCCTGCCAACTCTAGACGACAAACAAAATTTGGTCGAAGACGGAACTAA
- the LOC18770797 gene encoding BRCA1-associated protein isoform X2, translated as MFFLRVHSVDTNHPLSLEDAEFTTITTSKITSETESNPNIIPKFSERRGIAHLFRSIGHSSLPNSPTSRSTRLFVIAVPNYLSFDDFIRFCGSRIGHVLQLVFIRNDGMEDRYSVLVELKNQMTADGFYHTLNGKKYSPGEAELCHILFLLSVDYTDSDEIAVTPPEGCIELPTCPVCLERLDADTSGIASTLCDHSFQCPCISKWTYLSCQVCRFCQQQDEKPACSVCGISVNPWVCLICGFVGCGRYTEGHAVKHWKDTQHCYSLELNRQQIWDYVGDAYVHRLNQSKIDGKLITDLDSQCMSVEGDCDRCECSDDSGISGALYSSKVETIVDEYNRLLASQLETQRQYYETLLMEAKTKKESSMLEAVEKAVNSKMQDFQAKLEKCLEERNVVEDINRNLIKGQETRRGKLKEIEEREAASLRLREERILDLEEQIRDLTVYIEAQKTLKDMTDSDCIKGGTLLPVPSSKQSSPANSRRQTKFGRRRN; from the exons ATGTTCTTCCTCCGAGTCCACTCAGTGGACACCAACCACCCTCTCAGCCTCGAAGACGCCGAGTTCACCACCATCACAACTTCCAAGATCACCAGTGAAACGGAATCAAACCCTAACATCATCCCCAAATTCAGCGAGCGAAGAGGCATAGCTCACCTGTTCCGAAGCATAGGACACTCGTCGCTGCCGAACAGCCCTACCTCTCGATCCACTCGCCTCTTCGTCATTGCTGTTCCCAACTACCTCTCCTTCGACGACTTCATCCGCTTCTGTGGGTCCCGAATCGGCCATGTCCTCCAACTCGTCTTCATCAG GAACGATGGGATGGAAGATCGGTACAGTGTTTTAGTTGAGCTGAAGAATCAGATGACCGCCGACGGATTTTATCACACTTTAAATGGGAAGAAGTATTCGCCTGGAGAG gcCGAGTTGTGCCACATTCTGTTTCTGCTTTCTGTGGACTACACAGATTCAGATGAAATAGCTGTGACTCCTCCAGAAGGATGTATTGAATTACCTACTTGCCCAGTTTGCCTGG AGAGATTGGATGCAGACACTAGTGGAATAGCGAGTACACTTTGTGACCATTCATTTCAATGTCCATGCATTTCAAAATGGACTTATTTATCTTGTCAG GTTTGCCGATTTTGTCAGCAGCAGGATGAAAAGCCAGCTTGCTCTGTTTGTGGAATATCTGTGAATCCCTGGGTTTGCTTAATATGTGGTTTTGTAGGATGTGGAAG atATACAGAAGGCCATGCTGTTAAGCACTGGAAGGATACACAGCATTGCTATTCTCTTGAGTTGAACAGGCAGCAGATTTGGGATTACGTTGGTGATGCTTATGTTCACCGCCTGAACCAATCAAAAATTGATGGCAAGCTAATAACTGATTTGGATTCTCAATGTATGTCAGTGGAAGGGGATTGTGACAGGTGTGAATGCAGTGATGATTCTGGAATTAGTGGAGCCCTCTATAGCAGCAAAGTTGAAAca ATTGTAGACGAGTATAACCGACTTCTTGCAAGTCAGCTTGAAACTCAAAGACAA TATTATGAAACTCTACTTATGGAGGCCAAAACTAAAAAGGAAAGTTCAATGTTAGAAGCAGTGGAGAAAGCTGTAAATTCCAAGATGCAGGATTTTCAAGCGAAACTGGAGAAATGTCTTGAGGAAAGAAATGTTGTTGAAGAT ATCAACCGTAATCTCATCAAGGGCCAAGAAACCCGGCGTGGAAAGTTGAAGGAAATTGAAGAGAG GGAAGCTGCATCACTGAGGTTAAGAGAGGAGAGGATACTTGATCTGGAAGAACAG ATTAGAGATCTTACAGTCTATATTGAAGCCCAAAAAACACTTAAGGACATGACGGATTCAGATTGCATCAAAGGGGGAACGCTGTTGCCTGTACCTTCTTCAAAGCAATCTTCTCCTGCCAACTCTAGACGACAAACAAAATTTGGTCGAAGACGGAACTAA
- the LOC109950297 gene encoding uncharacterized protein LOC109950297: MKFPVVFIYEDYKYYECYNMDYCGDMQRVKDVKCKIEKDSGIASGRQKLFLVVGEDEHISLETLEKGVFVVLPYPEVATVPDEEIGCHLGSSGDLDNPEAAAVSKEETDIHLDSKGGGGPDNSEAAEVTDEQIAYILNSGDGSQTQTVEVKVMAC, encoded by the exons ATGAAGTTCCCTGTGGTTTTCATATATGAAGATTACAAATACTACGAATGCTACAATATGGACTATTGCGGTGACATGCAGAGAGTGAAGGACGTCAAGTGTAAGATTGAAAAAGATTCTGGCATTGCCTCTGGCCGACAGAAGTTGTTTCTGGTAGTTGGAGAAGATGAGCATATAAgtcttgaaactttggagaaaGGAGTTTTTGTAGTTTTACCTTATCCGGAGGTAGCCACGGTGCCAGATGAAGAGATTGGTTGTCATCTTGGTTCCAG CGGTGATCTTGACAATCCAGAGGCGGCCGCGGTGTCAAAAGAGGAGACTGATATTCATCTTGATTCCAA GGGTGGTGGTGGTCCTGACAATTCAGAGGCAGCTGAAGTCACAGACGAGCAAATTGCATATATTCTTAATTCTGG CGATGGTTCTCAAACTCAAACTGTTGAAGTGAAAGTTATGGCTTGTTGA
- the LOC18769062 gene encoding F-box/FBD/LRR-repeat protein At5g22700, whose protein sequence is MSTASQSVQLKDDEYKLDESGKRKKIIKDDDHKVVEDRISELPYEVVVSIVSLLPLREAVATSILSRRWRYVWSSTTTLNLETVNFEDPETVNYFCQLDYDKRDQEEGQKYVNWVNHVLEQHSGQSIERFRVIFFLDNEFSSSIDKWVQFAMEKRVQTLELDLLTTGGGWHDDDYTFPYKLLGMEKEEFASNGIPSLGSGGYYNNIGFKSLKVIHFRHVGVTGEVVEFFLSNCPLLERLSLDVAKNLVNLRVVGPSIALKYLEIKYCQRLRNIEICDSNIVSFIYCGSLIPLHLKNVPLLVDVTYYKWKAYAEFTRIVFSQFSPCLSHIEILKLDIREAVYNQNHVLPILANLRHLQLLVDADYHWSLGRLASFMKASPYMQRLVLGLNLKTSNKKMAKIEKAAECPHYYLKEVEISGYRGYKCCVKHVMYLKKNVVALEKIVINPVRFWCAPSGYEINVLKVDEEQDARDHAIQYLKQKMPSTIEYVCL, encoded by the exons ATGAGCACAGCCTCTCAATCTGTCCAACTCAAG GATGATGAGTACAAGTTAGATGAGtcgggaaagagaaagaaaataatcaaGGATGATGATCACAAGGTGGTGGAGGACCGAATCAGTGAGTTGCCATATGAGGTTGTTGTTAGCATAGTGTCACTCTTGCCGCTAAGGGAAGCAGTAGCTACAAGTATCCTTTCTAGGAGATGGCGGTATGTCTGGTCATCTACTACGACTCTCAATTTAGAGACTGTTAATTTTGAAGACCCTGAGACCGTAAACTACTTCTGTCAACTTGACTATGATAAACGAGACCAAGAAGAAGGCCAGAAATACGTCAATTGGGTGAATCACGTGCTGGAGCAGCATAGCGGCCAAAGCATTGAACGATTCAGGGTTATCTTTTTTCTAGATAACGAATTTTCAAGTTCCATTGATAAATGGGTTCAATTTGCAATGGAAAAGAGAGTTCAAACACTTGAGTTGGACTTATTGACAACTGGGGGCGGTTGGCACGACGATGACTATACATTTCCCTACAAACTGTTGGGTATGGAAAAGGAAGAATTTGCTTCCAATGGCATTCCAAGTCTAGGTTCTGGTGGATATTACAATAATATTGGTTTCAAGTCCCTCAAAGTTATTCATTTTCGACATGTTGGCGTGACCGGGGAAGTTGTTGAGTTCTTCTTGTCCAATTGTCCACTTCTTGAGCGGTTGTCTCTAGATGTTGCCAAAAATTTAGTTAATTTAAGAGTTGTCGGTCCCTCGATCGCATTGAAATATTTGGAGATAAAATATTGTCAACGACTTAGAAACATTGAGATTTGTGACTCAAACAttgtttcatttatttattgtggatCATTGATACCTTTGCATCTCAAGAATGTACCGCTGCTTGTTGATGTAACCTATTACAAGTGGAAGGCTTATGCTGAATTCACAAGGATTGTGTTCAGCCAATTTTCGCCTTGTCTTTCTCATATAGAGATTCTGAAGCTAGATATCAGAGAAGCg GTCTACAATCAAAATCATGTACTTCCCATACTAGCAAATCTAAGGCATTTGCAATTATTAGTTGATGCAGACTACCATTGGTCCCTTGGTCGCTTAGCTTCTTTCATGAAGGCATCTCCTTACATGCAGAGACTTGTTTTGGGG TTGAATTTGAAAACATCCAATAAGAAGATGGCAAAAATAGAGAAAGCTGCCGAATGCCCCCATTACTACCTCAAGGAAGTAGAAATATCAGGGTATCGTGGTTACAAATGTTGTGTTAAACATGTCATGTACTTGAAAAAGAATGTTGTTGCATTGGAGAAGATTGTTATAAATCCTGTCCGGTTTTGGTGTGCACCTTCTGGTTACGAGATCAATGTCCTAAAAGTCGATGAGGAACAGGATGCAAGAGATCATGCTATCCAATACCTTAAACAAAAAATGCCTTCTACCATAGAATATGTATGCCTCTAG